One region of Eleutherodactylus coqui strain aEleCoq1 chromosome 5, aEleCoq1.hap1, whole genome shotgun sequence genomic DNA includes:
- the CCNO gene encoding cyclin-O, with protein MLTCSNRQTEEQLLQLTAEESGCPYKRKREEVTPQDRGDGALCTRGVKKAKYLRLRKQSLELKSCDSGVGDLYETPSPASVTRRAVPAAAYDLCPKISHRLGLQNFRDYGEECYIFKKGLEKKYLAARCMANQPQLQPESRCKLISWLIPVHRHFSLGFESLCLTVSILDRFLSCTPVAIDCFQLVGVTSLLIACKQVETRPPRVKQLLALCCNNFSREQLCNLECIILLKLQFQLGAPTINYFLQHFSLRELTDGEPSEVELCQASKSLAFAKGVAELSLADYAFNEYPPSLMAFCCLALAKRMLCQEGSAGMQVNDYADSELQECMTKIDLLVSLNKDSLQRLLPEDMPVMAMDVEN; from the exons ATGCTGACCTgtagcaatagacagacagaggaGCAGCTGCTGCAGCTGACAGCGGAGGAGTCCGGGTGTCCGTACAAGAGGAAGAGGGAGGAAGTCACCCCGCAGGACCGGGGAGATGGCGCATTATGTACCAGAGGGGTGAAGAAAGCCAAATACCTGAGACTCAGGAAGCAGTCCCTAGAGCTGAAAAGCTGTGACTCCGGGGTGGGTGACTTGTATGAGACCCCCAGCCCTGCATCAGTGACCCGCAGAGCTGTGCCCGCTGCTGCCTATGACCTCTGCCCCAAGATCTCCCACCGGCTGGGCCTGCAGAACTTCAGGGACTACGGGGAAGAATGCTACATCTTCAAGAAGGGTCTGGAGAAGAAGTACCTGGCTGCACGCTGCATGGCCAACCAGCCCCAG ctGCAACCAGAATCTCGGTGTAAACTGATCAGCtggctgatcccggtgcacagaCACTTCAGCCTCGGCTTTGAGTCCTTGTGTCTTACTGTCAGCATCTTGGACAGATTCCTTTCCTGCACGCCTGTGGCAATCGACTGCTTCCAGTTAGTGGGTGTCACGTCCCTACTCATCGCATGTAAGCAG GTTGAGACCCGACCTCCCAGAGTGAAGCAGCTGCTCGCCTTGTGCTGCAACAATTTCTCCCGCGAACAGCTCTGCAATCTCGAGTGCATCATCTTGCTCAAGCTTCAATTCCAGTTGGGAGCTCCTACCATCAACTACTTCTTGCAGCATTTCTCTCTCCGAGAGTTGACAGATGGAGAACCTTCCGAGGTGGagctttgtcaggcttccaaatCCCTTGCATTCGCAAAGGGCGTAGCAGAACTGAGCCTTGCCGACTACGCCTTCAATGAATATCCACCATCCTTGATGGCCTTCTGTTGCTTGGCGCTTGCAAAGCGCATGTTATGCCAAGAGGGCTCTGCCGGTATGCAGGTCAATGACTATGCTGATAGCGAACTGCAAGAATGCATGACCAAGATTGACTTGCTGGTCTCATTGAATAAAGACTCCTTGCAGCGGCTTCTGCCCGAAGACATGCCTGTGATGGCCATGGATGTGGAAAACTAA